A single region of the Streptomyces virginiae genome encodes:
- a CDS encoding DUF881 domain-containing protein, producing the protein MCGMSQPPHNRTPASPAPARPDASMSLLTHVMDHSLDEGYAEAAARREADGTAGLPRTLKAKLGLAAGLVVTAMVVTLGAAEARIAAPVLAKERQELIDRVERADDRTHGLERDIDRLRTDVAARQRAALKQPGGGQGELVALLAGATEVRGPGIKLVVDDAKGASSGGGGKPRESAGFSDTGRLRDRDMQKIVNGLWQSGAEAISINGQRLTELSAIRAAGDAILVDNRPLVPPYEVLAVGNKKRLGTTFQDSADGQYLHVLQESYGIRSSLSPADDLRLPAASSLTVRTATPAEQQKGAS; encoded by the coding sequence ATGTGCGGCATGTCGCAGCCGCCCCACAACCGGACTCCGGCGTCGCCGGCCCCTGCGCGCCCGGACGCCTCCATGTCGCTGCTGACGCACGTGATGGACCACAGTCTCGACGAGGGCTACGCGGAAGCCGCGGCCCGGCGCGAGGCGGACGGCACGGCCGGCCTGCCACGCACCCTCAAGGCGAAACTGGGGCTCGCCGCAGGGCTCGTCGTCACCGCCATGGTCGTCACGCTCGGTGCGGCCGAGGCACGGATAGCGGCGCCCGTGCTGGCCAAGGAGCGTCAGGAACTGATCGACCGGGTGGAGCGGGCGGACGACCGCACGCACGGCCTGGAGCGTGACATCGACCGCCTCAGGACCGATGTCGCGGCCCGCCAGCGAGCGGCGCTGAAGCAGCCCGGCGGGGGCCAGGGCGAGCTCGTGGCCCTGCTGGCGGGTGCCACCGAGGTCCGAGGCCCGGGGATCAAGCTGGTGGTGGACGACGCGAAGGGCGCCTCGTCCGGCGGCGGTGGCAAACCGCGCGAGAGCGCGGGCTTCTCGGACACCGGCCGGCTCCGTGACCGGGACATGCAGAAGATCGTCAACGGGCTGTGGCAGTCCGGGGCGGAGGCCATCTCCATCAACGGCCAGCGGCTGACGGAACTGTCGGCGATCAGGGCCGCGGGTGACGCGATACTGGTCGACAACAGGCCGCTGGTGCCGCCGTACGAAGTGCTGGCGGTGGGGAACAAGAAGCGGCTGGGCACGACCTTCCAGGACTCGGCGGACGGACAGTACCTGCACGTGCTGCAGGAGAGCTACGGGATCCGCTCCTCCCTGTCCCCGGCGGACGACCTGCGGCTGCCGGCCGCGTCGAGCCTGACCGTACGTACAGCTACACCGGCAGAGCAGCAGAAGGGTGCATCGTGA
- a CDS encoding mannose-1-phosphate guanyltransferase, whose amino-acid sequence MKAVVMAGGEGTRLRPMTSSMPKPLLPVANRPIMEHVLRLLKRHGLSETVVTVQFLASLVKNYFGDGEELGMELTYAHEEKPLGTAGSVKNAEEALKDDAFVVISGDALTDFDLTDLIRFHKEKGALVTVCLTRVPNPLEFGITIVDEQGKVERFLEKPTWGQVFSDTVNTGIYVMEPEVFDYVDPDVSVDWSGDVFPQLMKEGRPIFGYVAEGYWEDVGTHESYLKAQADVLEGKVQIEMDGFEISPGVWIAEGAEVSPDAVLRGPLYIGDYAKVEAGAEIREHTVIGSNVVVKSGAFLHRAVVHDNVYIGPHSNLRGCVIGKNTDIMRAARIEDGAVIGDECLIGEESIVQGNVRVYPFKTIEAGAFVNESVIWESRGQAHLFGARGVSGILNVEITPEVVVRLAGAYATTLKKGATVTTARDHSRGARALKRAVISALQASAINVRDLENVPLPVARQQTARGSAGGIVLRTSPGVPDSVDIMFLDERGADLSLQGQRKLDRVYARQEYRRAFPGEIGDLQFPGSVFDAYTGSLLRRVDTTGIADAGLKVVVDASNGSAGLVLPSLLGRLGVDALTINPGLDESRPTETRESRRAGLVRLGEMVASARAAFGVRFDPVGERISLVDERGRIIEDDRALLVMLDLVAAEKRSGKVALPVTTTRVAEQVAAYHGTQVEWTTTSPDDLTRVGRAENTIFGGDGQGGFIVPEFSSVFDGSAAFVQLLGLVARTQLTLSQIDARIPRAHVLRRDVATPWAVKGLVMRRVVEVAGDRQVDTTDGVRVVEADGRWALVLPDPAEAVTHLWAEGPDDGTAQALLDEWAGVVEGAGH is encoded by the coding sequence ATGAAGGCCGTCGTGATGGCCGGTGGCGAGGGCACGCGTCTTCGCCCCATGACTTCGAGCATGCCCAAGCCGCTCCTGCCGGTGGCCAACCGGCCGATCATGGAGCATGTGCTCAGGCTGCTCAAGCGGCATGGGCTCAGCGAGACCGTGGTCACCGTGCAGTTCCTGGCGTCACTCGTCAAGAACTATTTCGGGGATGGCGAAGAGCTCGGAATGGAGCTCACCTATGCCCACGAGGAGAAGCCACTCGGCACTGCCGGCAGCGTGAAGAATGCCGAGGAGGCCCTGAAGGACGATGCCTTCGTCGTCATTTCCGGCGATGCGCTCACCGACTTCGACCTCACCGATCTGATCCGCTTCCACAAGGAGAAGGGCGCCCTCGTCACGGTGTGCCTGACGCGGGTGCCGAACCCGCTGGAATTCGGCATCACGATCGTGGACGAGCAGGGCAAGGTCGAGCGGTTCCTGGAGAAGCCGACCTGGGGGCAGGTCTTCTCGGACACCGTCAACACGGGCATCTACGTCATGGAGCCCGAGGTCTTCGACTACGTGGACCCGGACGTCTCGGTCGACTGGTCCGGCGATGTCTTCCCCCAGCTGATGAAGGAAGGCCGGCCCATCTTCGGCTACGTCGCCGAGGGCTACTGGGAGGACGTCGGCACGCACGAGAGCTACCTCAAGGCGCAGGCCGACGTGCTCGAAGGCAAGGTCCAGATCGAGATGGACGGCTTCGAGATCTCCCCGGGGGTCTGGATCGCCGAAGGGGCGGAGGTGAGCCCCGACGCCGTGCTCCGCGGGCCGCTCTACATCGGGGACTACGCCAAGGTCGAGGCCGGCGCCGAGATCCGCGAGCACACCGTCATCGGGTCGAACGTCGTCGTCAAGAGCGGGGCCTTCCTGCACCGGGCCGTCGTCCACGACAACGTGTACATCGGACCCCACAGCAATCTGCGTGGCTGTGTCATCGGGAAGAACACCGACATCATGCGGGCCGCGCGCATCGAGGACGGCGCCGTCATCGGTGACGAGTGCCTCATCGGTGAGGAATCGATCGTTCAGGGGAACGTGCGGGTCTACCCCTTCAAGACGATCGAGGCCGGCGCCTTCGTCAACGAGTCGGTGATCTGGGAGTCCCGCGGCCAGGCGCATCTGTTCGGCGCGCGCGGGGTCTCCGGAATCCTGAACGTGGAGATCACCCCGGAGGTGGTGGTCCGGCTCGCCGGCGCGTACGCCACGACCCTGAAGAAGGGGGCGACCGTCACCACGGCCCGTGACCACTCCCGAGGCGCCAGGGCGCTCAAACGGGCCGTGATCTCCGCGCTCCAGGCCAGCGCCATCAACGTACGCGACCTGGAGAACGTACCGCTGCCCGTGGCACGGCAGCAGACCGCGCGCGGCAGCGCCGGCGGGATCGTCCTACGGACCTCACCAGGTGTGCCCGACTCCGTGGACATCATGTTCCTCGACGAGCGGGGAGCGGACCTCTCGCTCCAGGGACAACGCAAGCTGGACCGGGTGTACGCGCGCCAGGAATACCGGCGGGCCTTCCCCGGAGAGATCGGAGACCTGCAGTTCCCGGGCAGCGTCTTCGACGCCTACACCGGCTCGCTGCTGCGGCGGGTGGACACCACCGGCATCGCCGATGCCGGGCTCAAGGTGGTCGTGGACGCCTCGAACGGAAGCGCCGGACTGGTTCTGCCCAGCCTGCTGGGTCGGCTCGGTGTGGACGCGCTGACGATCAACCCGGGGCTCGACGAGTCCCGGCCGACCGAGACCAGGGAATCCCGGCGGGCCGGGCTGGTGCGGCTGGGAGAGATGGTGGCCTCCGCGAGGGCCGCCTTCGGAGTGCGGTTCGACCCGGTGGGCGAGCGGATCTCCCTGGTGGACGAGCGCGGGCGGATCATCGAGGACGACCGGGCCCTCCTGGTGATGCTCGACCTGGTGGCCGCGGAGAAGCGCAGCGGCAAGGTCGCGCTGCCGGTGACCACGACCAGGGTGGCCGAGCAGGTGGCGGCCTACCACGGCACGCAGGTCGAGTGGACGACGACCTCGCCCGACGACCTGACCCGGGTGGGCCGGGCGGAGAACACCATCTTCGGCGGCGACGGCCAGGGCGGCTTCATCGTTCCCGAGTTCAGCAGCGTCTTCGACGGCTCGGCCGCGTTCGTACAGCTGCTCGGGCTGGTGGCGCGCACACAGCTCACCCTGAGCCAGATCGACGCACGCATTCCGCGGGCGCACGTGCTCAGGCGGGACGTGGCGACACCGTGGGCGGTCAAGGGGCTCGTCATGCGGCGGGTCGTGGAGGTGGCCGGAGACCGGCAGGTGGACACCACCGACGGGGTACGGGTGGTCGAGGCCGACGGCCGGTGGGCACTGGTCCTGCCGGACCCGGCGGAAGCGGTCACCCACCTGTGGGCCGAAGGCCCCGACGACGGCACCGCACAGGCCCTGCTCGACGAGTGGGCGGGCGTGGTCGAGGGCGCCGGGCACTGA
- a CDS encoding CDP-alcohol phosphatidyltransferase family protein: MEVQETRVQTDRIFTIPNILSMARLAGVPLFLWLILAEYDGWALAVLMLSGISDYLDGKLARRWNQISKLGRLLDPAADRLYILSTLFGLTYREILPLWLTGALLARELMLLVMVWILRRHGYPPPQVNFLGKAATFNLMYAFPLLLLSDGSGWLAWLAAVFGWAFAVWGTTLYWWAGILYVVQVRRLVKADSTAD, from the coding sequence GTGGAGGTCCAGGAGACTCGGGTTCAGACTGACCGAATTTTCACCATTCCGAACATCCTGAGCATGGCTCGCCTGGCCGGCGTGCCCCTGTTCTTGTGGCTGATCCTCGCGGAGTACGACGGGTGGGCTCTCGCCGTCCTCATGCTCAGCGGGATCAGCGACTACCTCGACGGGAAGCTCGCACGGCGCTGGAATCAGATCAGCAAGCTCGGCCGGCTGCTCGATCCCGCCGCCGACCGGCTCTACATCCTGTCGACCCTCTTCGGTCTGACTTATCGCGAGATCCTGCCGCTGTGGCTCACCGGAGCGTTGCTGGCGCGCGAGCTGATGTTGCTGGTCATGGTGTGGATCCTGCGCCGTCACGGATATCCGCCGCCGCAGGTCAACTTCCTCGGCAAGGCCGCCACCTTCAACCTGATGTACGCGTTTCCCTTGCTGCTGCTCAGTGACGGAAGCGGCTGGTTGGCCTGGTTGGCCGCAGTTTTCGGATGGGCGTTCGCCGTATGGGGTACAACCCTCTATTGGTGGGCAGGAATCCTTTACGTGGTTCAAGTCCGCCGTCTGGTGAAGGCTGACTCCACGGCCGATTGA
- a CDS encoding PTS sugar transporter subunit IIA, with protein sequence MTSVTSPLAGRAIGLAAVPDPVFSGAMVGPGTAIDPVREPSEAVSPVDGVVVSLHPHAYVVVDGEGHGVLTHLGIDTVQLNGEGFELLVNKGDTVTRGQAVIRWNPAAVEAAGKSPICPVVALEATAESLSDVVESGDVKADDALFSWQ encoded by the coding sequence ATGACCAGCGTGACGTCCCCACTCGCCGGACGCGCCATCGGACTCGCGGCAGTGCCCGATCCGGTGTTCTCCGGCGCGATGGTGGGACCGGGCACCGCTATTGATCCCGTGCGTGAGCCGTCGGAGGCGGTGTCCCCCGTCGACGGTGTGGTCGTCTCCCTGCACCCGCACGCGTACGTGGTCGTCGACGGCGAGGGTCACGGTGTACTCACGCACCTCGGGATCGACACGGTTCAGCTCAACGGCGAGGGCTTCGAGCTCCTCGTGAACAAGGGCGACACCGTGACTCGTGGCCAGGCCGTCATCCGCTGGAACCCCGCTGCCGTCGAGGCAGCCGGCAAGTCGCCGATCTGCCCGGTCGTGGCGCTCGAGGCGACGGCCGAATCCCTCTCCGACGTCGTCGAATCCGGCGACGTGAAGGCTGACGACGCTCTCTTCAGCTGGCAGTGA
- the ptsP gene encoding phosphoenolpyruvate--protein phosphotransferase yields METTLRGVGVSHGVAIGEVRHMGTAVLEPPARQITADEAAREQGRARQAVSAVAADLIARGQLAGGEAQHVLEAQAMIAEDPELMADVVRRIAVGSTAERGVYDAFAAYRVLLAGAGEYMAGRVADLDDVRNRIVARLLGVPMPGVPDSDEPYVLIARDLAPADTALLDPALVLGFVTEEGGPTSHSAILARALGVPAIVALPGAGEIAEGTMIAVDGSTGDLFVDPSPQKRAELEAAAAERRAALAASSGPGATSDGHKVPLLANVGGPADVPAAVEAGAEGVGLFRTEFLFLDDSKKAPSEDKQFESYRKVLEAFPEGRVVVRVLDAGADKPLDFLTPGDEPNPALGVRGLRSLLDHPDVLRTQLTALAKAAQGLPVHLEVMAPMVADRIDAKAFADACREAGLKAKFGAMVEIPSAALRARSILQEVEFLSLGTNDLAQYAFAADRQVGAVSRLQDPWQPALLDLIAMSADAARAEGKSCGVCGEAASDPLLACVLTGLGVTSLSMGAASIPYVRATLAKYTLAQCERAAAAARASDTAEEARKAAQAVLSGE; encoded by the coding sequence ATGGAGACAACGCTGCGAGGCGTCGGCGTGAGCCACGGGGTGGCGATCGGCGAGGTGCGGCACATGGGCACGGCGGTTCTGGAGCCGCCGGCCCGGCAGATCACGGCGGATGAGGCGGCGCGCGAACAGGGGCGTGCCCGTCAGGCCGTGAGTGCCGTGGCGGCCGATCTGATCGCGCGTGGCCAGCTGGCCGGTGGCGAGGCCCAGCACGTGCTCGAGGCCCAGGCGATGATCGCCGAGGACCCCGAGCTGATGGCGGACGTCGTCCGGCGGATCGCCGTCGGCAGCACCGCGGAGCGCGGTGTGTACGACGCGTTCGCCGCATACCGTGTCCTGCTCGCGGGGGCCGGCGAGTACATGGCCGGTCGGGTGGCCGACCTGGACGACGTACGCAACCGGATCGTGGCGCGGCTGCTGGGTGTGCCGATGCCGGGTGTGCCCGACAGCGACGAGCCGTACGTGCTGATCGCACGGGACCTGGCTCCCGCCGACACGGCGCTGCTCGACCCGGCGCTCGTCCTCGGTTTCGTGACCGAGGAGGGCGGGCCGACCAGCCACAGCGCCATCCTCGCGCGGGCGCTGGGCGTGCCGGCGATCGTGGCACTGCCGGGTGCCGGTGAGATCGCCGAGGGCACCATGATCGCGGTGGACGGCAGCACCGGTGACCTGTTCGTGGACCCGTCGCCGCAGAAGCGGGCCGAGCTGGAGGCCGCGGCCGCCGAGCGCAGGGCGGCTCTGGCCGCCTCGTCCGGTCCGGGTGCGACCTCCGACGGTCACAAGGTGCCGCTGCTGGCCAACGTCGGCGGTCCCGCGGACGTGCCGGCGGCCGTCGAGGCCGGGGCGGAGGGTGTGGGTCTGTTCCGCACCGAGTTCCTGTTCCTGGACGACAGCAAGAAGGCGCCGTCCGAGGACAAGCAGTTCGAGTCCTACCGCAAGGTGCTCGAAGCCTTCCCCGAGGGCCGGGTCGTGGTGCGGGTGCTCGATGCCGGCGCCGACAAGCCGCTGGACTTCCTGACGCCGGGCGACGAGCCCAATCCCGCGTTGGGTGTGCGCGGACTGCGCTCGCTGCTGGACCACCCGGACGTGCTGCGTACGCAGCTGACCGCGCTGGCCAAGGCGGCCCAGGGGCTGCCGGTCCACCTCGAGGTCATGGCCCCGATGGTCGCCGACCGGATCGACGCCAAGGCCTTCGCGGACGCGTGCCGTGAGGCCGGTCTGAAGGCGAAGTTCGGGGCGATGGTGGAGATCCCCTCCGCCGCGCTGCGGGCGCGCTCGATCCTCCAGGAGGTCGAGTTCCTGTCGCTGGGCACGAACGACCTGGCCCAGTACGCCTTCGCCGCCGACCGTCAGGTCGGCGCCGTCTCGCGGCTGCAGGATCCGTGGCAGCCGGCGCTCCTCGACCTGATCGCCATGTCGGCGGACGCCGCCAGGGCGGAGGGCAAGAGCTGCGGTGTGTGTGGCGAGGCCGCTTCCGATCCGCTGCTGGCCTGTGTGCTGACCGGTCTGGGTGTCACCTCTCTTTCGATGGGTGCCGCTTCGATCCCCTATGTGCGGGCGACGCTCGCCAAGTACACGCTGGCCCAGTGCGAGCGGGCCGCGGCGGCGGCTCGCGCGTCGGACACCGCCGAGGAGGCCCGTAAGGCCGCTCAGGCGGTGCTGTCCGGCGAGTAG
- a CDS encoding acetoacetate--CoA ligase, with translation MTSATQPEPLWAPGPDRIAAARITAFQAWAAERHGAPADGGYPALHRWSVDELDTFWQAVAEWFDVRFTTPYESVLADRSMPGARWFTGATLNYAEHALRAAEDPARAAEPALLYVDETHEVVPVSWAELRRQVGSLTAELRALGVRPGDRISGYLPNIPQAAVALLATAAVGGVWTSCAPDFGARSVLDRFQQVEPVVLFTVDGYRYGGKEHDRRETVAELRADLPSLRAVVHIPLLGTPAPAGALEWSALTSGDTEPVFEPVPFDHPLWVLYSSGTTGLPKAIVQSQGGILLEHLKQLGLHCDLGPEDRFFWYTSTGWMMWNFLVSGLLTGTTVVLYDGSPGYPDTGAQWRIAERTKATLYGTSAAYVMACRKAEVHPSRDFDLSAVKCVATTGSPLPPDGFRWLHDEVAEDLWIASVSGGTDVCSCFAGAVPTLPVHIGELQAACLGTDLQAWDPSGKPVIGEVGELVVTNPMPSMPIHFWNDPDGSRYRDSYFEMFPGVWRHGDWITITDHGSVIIHGRSDSTLNRQGVRMGSADIYEAVERLPEIKESLVIGLEEPNGGYWMPLFVHLAPGATLDDDLRARIKATIREELSPRHVPDEIMEVPGIPHTLTGKRIEVPVKRLLQGTPLAKAVNPGSVDNLDLLPFYEELARTRG, from the coding sequence ATGACCTCAGCCACGCAGCCGGAACCTCTCTGGGCGCCGGGCCCCGACCGGATCGCCGCGGCCCGGATCACCGCCTTCCAGGCCTGGGCCGCCGAGCGCCACGGAGCCCCGGCCGACGGCGGCTACCCCGCCCTGCACCGCTGGTCCGTCGACGAACTCGACACCTTCTGGCAGGCCGTCGCCGAGTGGTTCGACGTCCGCTTCACCACCCCGTACGAGTCCGTCCTCGCCGACCGCTCCATGCCCGGCGCACGCTGGTTCACCGGCGCCACCCTCAACTACGCCGAGCACGCCCTGCGCGCCGCCGAGGACCCGGCACGCGCCGCCGAGCCCGCCCTGCTGTACGTCGACGAGACCCACGAGGTCGTCCCCGTCAGCTGGGCCGAGCTGCGCCGCCAGGTCGGCTCGCTCACCGCCGAACTGCGCGCCCTCGGCGTCCGCCCCGGCGACCGCATCAGCGGCTACCTCCCCAACATCCCCCAGGCCGCGGTCGCCCTCCTCGCCACCGCCGCCGTCGGCGGGGTCTGGACCTCCTGCGCCCCCGACTTCGGCGCCCGCAGCGTCCTCGACCGCTTCCAGCAGGTCGAGCCGGTCGTCCTGTTCACCGTCGACGGCTACCGCTACGGCGGCAAGGAGCACGACCGCCGCGAGACCGTCGCCGAACTCCGCGCGGACCTCCCGTCCCTGCGCGCCGTCGTCCACATCCCGCTCCTCGGCACACCCGCCCCCGCCGGCGCCCTCGAATGGTCCGCCCTGACCTCGGGCGACACCGAGCCCGTCTTCGAGCCCGTCCCCTTCGACCACCCGCTCTGGGTGCTCTACTCCTCCGGCACGACCGGCCTCCCCAAGGCCATCGTCCAGTCCCAGGGCGGCATCCTCCTCGAACACCTCAAGCAGCTCGGCCTGCACTGCGACCTCGGCCCCGAGGACCGGTTCTTCTGGTACACCTCCACCGGCTGGATGATGTGGAACTTCCTCGTCTCCGGCCTGCTCACGGGCACCACCGTCGTCCTCTACGACGGCAGCCCCGGCTACCCCGACACGGGCGCCCAGTGGCGCATCGCCGAGCGGACGAAGGCCACCCTCTACGGCACCTCCGCCGCCTACGTCATGGCCTGCCGCAAGGCCGAGGTCCACCCGTCCCGCGACTTCGACCTCTCCGCCGTGAAGTGCGTGGCCACCACCGGCTCCCCGCTCCCGCCCGACGGCTTCCGCTGGCTCCACGACGAGGTCGCCGAAGACCTCTGGATCGCCTCCGTCAGCGGCGGCACCGACGTGTGCAGCTGCTTCGCGGGCGCCGTCCCCACCCTCCCGGTGCACATCGGCGAACTCCAGGCCGCCTGCCTCGGAACGGACCTCCAGGCCTGGGACCCCTCCGGCAAGCCCGTCATCGGCGAGGTCGGCGAGCTCGTCGTCACCAACCCCATGCCGTCCATGCCGATCCACTTCTGGAACGACCCCGACGGCAGCCGCTACCGCGACAGCTACTTCGAGATGTTCCCGGGCGTCTGGCGCCACGGCGACTGGATCACCATCACCGACCACGGCTCGGTGATCATCCACGGCCGCTCCGACTCCACCCTCAACCGGCAGGGCGTCCGAATGGGCTCCGCCGATATCTACGAAGCCGTCGAACGCCTCCCCGAGATCAAGGAATCCCTGGTCATCGGCCTGGAGGAGCCGAACGGCGGCTACTGGATGCCGCTCTTCGTCCACCTCGCCCCCGGCGCGACCCTCGACGACGACCTGCGCGCCCGGATCAAGGCGACCATCCGCGAGGAACTCTCCCCGCGCCACGTCCCCGACGAGATCATGGAAGTCCCCGGCATCCCGCACACCCTCACCGGCAAGCGCATCGAGGTCCCGGTCAAGCGCCTCCTGCAGGGCACCCCCCTCGCCAAGGCGGTCAACCCGGGCTCCGTCGACAACCTCGACCTCCTCCCGTTCTACGAGGAGCTGGCCCGTACCCGCGGCTGA
- a CDS encoding glycoside hydrolase family 31 protein — MNGRDLVRAVKDIGTERGRRAWRSAWRHRRSDAVGLPRRGAERARVPGLLMGTEARPGGGVLRFARSELLVQVMVGGAVFWSWDGAGPTPSYAVVGEGPEPDPRAVLEPDTGGGRRVVSERVTVAVSRHGALEVRTPGGTVLRREAPPRWWEPVDPRMGAARWLQRSEVPADARFFGLGGRAAGPRLRDGAYRLWNTDPKGGFGPGVDPLYLTMPVQMVVADAGTHLVFHDNSWDGRVVLREGEEGAGSGADRPGASELRMEGGPLRCWVLVGTPARVLQGWSGLTGAAAVPPEWALGYQHARWGFGSAEEVRRVVAGYASRGLALSAVHLDIDHYDGHRVFTVDAEKFPDLPGLARELGDIGVRLVSIVDPAVKAGDGVHASGLSVGSGGAFVRDARGAEVRGEVWPGECAYPDFTDPAVREWWGGLYEERLKQGFAGFWHDMNEPVSFAPFGDSTLPRSARHALDGAGGDHREGHNVYALGMARAGWEGLVRLRPDERPFLFSRSGWAGMQRYGGTWSGDVESSWEGLRASLALVLGLGLCGVPYSGPDVGGFGGSPSPELYVRWLQLGAYLPLFRTHSAIWAGRREPWEFGPEVAEQAAAVMAERERLRPYFVTLAHLARRTGAPYVRPLWWGSPEERQLRDCEDTFLLGDALLVAPVLECGADRRAVRLPRGRWYDTATGAAYEGPGQILLDAPQGRIPVLARAGSVLPVRAGSGGGVELEVWAPARGRTGGGVVIRDPGPGFEPGEVERYTVRWVGDAVVVEDEAGNRVEGVAVRGL; from the coding sequence ATGAACGGTCGTGATCTGGTACGTGCGGTGAAGGACATCGGTACGGAGCGCGGTCGGCGCGCCTGGCGCTCGGCCTGGCGCCATCGGCGCTCGGACGCGGTGGGGCTGCCACGCCGGGGCGCGGAGCGGGCGCGCGTACCGGGGTTACTGATGGGTACGGAGGCTCGTCCGGGCGGGGGCGTGCTGCGGTTCGCGCGCTCCGAGCTGCTGGTGCAGGTGATGGTGGGCGGCGCGGTGTTCTGGAGTTGGGACGGGGCCGGGCCGACGCCGTCGTACGCGGTGGTGGGCGAGGGCCCCGAACCGGATCCGCGGGCCGTGCTGGAGCCGGACACCGGGGGCGGCCGGCGGGTGGTGTCGGAGCGGGTGACGGTGGCGGTGTCGCGGCACGGGGCGCTGGAGGTGCGGACGCCGGGCGGGACGGTGTTGCGGCGGGAGGCGCCGCCGCGGTGGTGGGAGCCGGTGGATCCGCGGATGGGCGCGGCGCGGTGGCTGCAGCGCAGCGAGGTGCCGGCGGACGCGCGGTTCTTCGGGTTGGGCGGGCGGGCCGCGGGGCCGCGGCTGCGGGACGGGGCGTACCGGCTGTGGAACACCGATCCGAAGGGGGGCTTCGGGCCGGGGGTCGATCCGCTGTACCTGACGATGCCGGTACAGATGGTGGTCGCGGACGCGGGGACGCATCTGGTGTTCCACGACAACTCGTGGGACGGGCGGGTGGTCCTGCGGGAGGGTGAGGAGGGCGCGGGTTCGGGGGCGGACCGGCCGGGGGCGAGCGAGCTGCGGATGGAGGGCGGGCCGCTGCGGTGTTGGGTGCTGGTGGGGACGCCGGCGCGGGTGCTGCAGGGGTGGTCGGGGCTGACGGGCGCGGCGGCGGTGCCGCCGGAGTGGGCGCTGGGGTACCAGCACGCGCGGTGGGGGTTCGGGAGCGCGGAGGAGGTGCGGCGGGTGGTGGCGGGGTACGCGTCGCGCGGGCTCGCGCTGTCGGCCGTACACCTGGACATCGACCACTACGACGGGCACCGGGTGTTCACGGTGGATGCGGAGAAATTCCCCGATCTGCCGGGGTTGGCACGGGAGTTGGGGGACATCGGGGTGCGGCTCGTGTCGATCGTGGACCCGGCGGTGAAGGCGGGCGACGGGGTGCACGCGTCGGGGCTGTCGGTGGGGTCGGGCGGGGCCTTCGTCCGGGACGCGCGGGGCGCGGAGGTGCGCGGTGAGGTGTGGCCGGGCGAGTGCGCGTACCCGGATTTCACGGATCCGGCGGTGCGGGAGTGGTGGGGCGGGCTGTACGAGGAGCGGCTCAAGCAGGGCTTCGCCGGTTTCTGGCACGACATGAACGAGCCGGTGTCCTTCGCGCCGTTCGGTGACTCGACGCTGCCGAGGTCGGCGCGGCACGCGCTGGACGGGGCGGGCGGTGACCATCGCGAGGGGCACAACGTGTACGCGCTGGGGATGGCGCGGGCGGGGTGGGAGGGGCTGGTGCGACTGCGCCCCGACGAGCGGCCGTTCCTGTTCTCGCGGTCGGGGTGGGCGGGGATGCAGCGGTACGGGGGCACGTGGTCGGGGGATGTGGAGTCGAGCTGGGAGGGGCTGCGGGCCTCGCTGGCGCTGGTGCTGGGGCTCGGGTTGTGCGGGGTGCCGTACTCGGGTCCGGACGTCGGCGGGTTCGGGGGGTCGCCGTCGCCGGAGTTGTACGTGCGGTGGCTGCAACTGGGCGCCTATCTGCCGCTGTTCCGGACGCACTCGGCGATCTGGGCGGGGCGGCGGGAGCCGTGGGAGTTCGGGCCGGAGGTGGCGGAGCAGGCCGCGGCTGTGATGGCGGAGCGGGAGCGGCTGCGGCCGTACTTCGTGACGTTGGCGCATCTGGCGCGGCGGACGGGTGCCCCGTACGTGCGGCCGCTGTGGTGGGGGTCGCCGGAGGAGCGGCAGTTGCGGGACTGCGAGGACACCTTCCTGCTGGGTGACGCGCTGTTGGTGGCGCCGGTGCTGGAGTGCGGGGCGGACCGGCGGGCGGTACGACTGCCGCGGGGGCGCTGGTACGACACGGCGACGGGGGCGGCCTACGAGGGGCCGGGCCAGATCCTGCTGGACGCGCCGCAGGGCCGGATCCCGGTGCTGGCGCGGGCGGGGTCCGTACTGCCGGTGCGTGCGGGCTCCGGTGGCGGGGTGGAGCTGGAGGTCTGGGCGCCGGCGCGGGGGCGTACGGGAGGCGGGGTGGTGATCCGCGATCCGGGGCCGGGCTTCGAGCCGGGTGAGGTGGAGCGGTACACGGTGCGGTGGGTGGGGGACGCGGTGGTGGTGGAGGACGAGGCGGGGAACCGGGTGGAGGGGGTCGCCGTACGGGGGCTGTAG